The following coding sequences are from one Musa acuminata AAA Group cultivar baxijiao chromosome BXJ2-4, Cavendish_Baxijiao_AAA, whole genome shotgun sequence window:
- the LOC103982060 gene encoding late embryogenesis abundant protein 18-like, whose protein sequence is MHAAKEKVKDMASATKEKVKEYSGKAEGKAEAATARTPEEREAADERAKAREKAAKAEYHEEKAEHQEESAAHRGGTGRVPLTSQHHHRPVGADPTYPGTGTGHPAGEKYL, encoded by the coding sequence ATGCATGCTGCGAAGGAGAAGGTGAAGGACATGGCTAGCGCGACcaaggagaaggtgaaggagtACTCCGGCAAGGCCGAGGGAAAGGCAGAGGCGGCAACTGCTCGGACACCGGAGGAGAGGGAAGCGGCGGACGAAAGAGCCAAGGCGAGGGAGAAGGCGGCCAAGGCGGAGTACCACGAGGAGAAGGCCGAGCACCAAGAGGAGTCTGCTGCCCACCGCGGCGGCACCGGTCGTGTTCCCCTTACCAGTCAGCACCACCACCGTCCCGTCGGCGCCGACCCGACTTATCCCGGTACAGGTACTGGCCACCCCGCTGGAGAAAAGTATCTGTAG